Genomic window (bacterium BMS3Abin08):
AAGTTCAGCGGCCTCTGAACGAAGCGCTGCCTTTGCGTTCTTCAGCTCAAGTTCAATGTTGGCTCTTGCCTGTTCCTTGATCTTTTCACTCATCCGGGTCCCCTGCTCGATGAGGCTGTCTCTTTCAGACTCACCGGACTTGCGGGCGGATGCAATGATCTTCTCTATCTCCTGATCCCTGAGGGCGAGCTTCTCCTGAACCTCCTTCAGGGCCTTCTGTGCCAACTCCTTTGCCTCTCTCGCCTCCGTAAGGGACTGTTCAATAACCTCTGATCTCTTCCTGAAGTACTCCTTCATGGGTTTTGAAAGGAACTTGACAAGAATAAAGATCAGGATTGCGAAATTTACAATCCTCCACAACCATTCCTTCCAGTCACCACCATGGCTGGAGGCTCCCTCCTCGGCTGCATAGACCACCGCATTATGTATGATAAAAAACGCGCTGATTAAAAGCGCCGACAGGACGACAACCGCCGATTTCTTAATCCTTGATCTTAAATTTTCCATCCCGCTCATACCTCTACAAGTTTCCTGACAATCTCGTCGGAGAATCTCCTCACATCCTCACCAAGCTTCCTGCGTGCATTTTCCGTCTCCTTCCGGATATCCTCCCTGGCCTTCTCAATCTCACGCATTGCCTCTTCGTGAGCCTCGGATATCAACTTCTTTTGCACACCAAGCCCCTCTTCCCTCAAGGAACTGTAAAGCTCCCTGGCCTCTTCCCTTGCCGAAGACAGTTCCTGCCGGAACTTCATCAGCTGCTCGTCCTTCTTCTCGTTCAGCCTCTTTGCCTCCTCGAGGGCGCCCTGAACGCTTTCCTTTCTCTCCTTAAAGAGACTGAGAAGAGGCCTGAAGAGAAGGAGATTCAGCAGAAAAAGGAGCAGAAGAAAATTGGCCAACTGCACAAAAAACCACTTGTTAAGTTCGATCATGGTTCACCTTTTATCAATGTTTGAAAAAAGTCAAATACGCAAAAGTGTTGAAATCTATCACAGTATCACATCCTTTGTCAAGAATACAGCCAATAATTTTTCTTATAGGTTGAAAAATTTTTTAAATCACACAACCTTTCCCATATGTTATAATATCTGAAAAACGTACAGGAGGACTTATATGGGGTTCTGGGAGACACTGAGAAAGGACATCAAAAAGGGGATTGACGAAGGACTTGAGGCGTTCAAGGAGGGCACCGAGGTACTGAAGCACAAGGCCGGTTCCGTAACCGAAGACATAAAAAATAAAGTAAAGGCATTTGAACTGAGACAGAAGATCCAGGTGCAGCTCACCGAACTCGGCGGCAGGGTCTATGAAATCTCTTCCGATAAAAGGAAGAACCCGATGCGTGATGAAAAAGTGGAGAAAATAGTGGAGAGGATAAAAAAGGTGCAGCAGCAGATAGATAAACTGGAAAAGAATGAAACAGGGAAGGCCGCAAAAAAGACCGGGACTTCCGGAAGATCACGGAAAAAGAAAACCGCAACGCGGGCTGCCGGGGAAACGGCAGGTAAAGCACCGAAAAGGAGCAAGGAGTAATGGAGGACATCACCGTCTTCACAAGTCCCACCTGACAGGACTGCCGGGCACTGAAAGGGTACCTTTCGGAAAGGGGCATTCCCTATATCGATAAAGATGTTGCAAATGACCCGGAGGCGCGCAAAGAACTTACAGGGAAATACGGAAGGATGGCAACGCCTACAATGGTCATTGGCGGGAAGGTCTTTGTGGGGTTTCAAGACAACAGGAAGGCGATTGAACAGGCTTTAAGGGGAGAGGGTTAACCCCTCCCCCCCCTGACAAAAAACTCAGTCCTCCCAGGTAATCGCCTCAACCGGACATGTATCGATCGCTTCCTGGCAATCACAGGTATCACAGCCGTTTTCATTTGTAACATGGGCCTTACCGTCGTCCTGCATCTCAAAAACCTCGGGACAGACGGCAACACAGGATTCACAACCCTCACAGAGATCCCAATCAATTACGGGCTTAGGCATGACAAAAAACCTCCTCTTAAAGATTCTCTCCTGCTAAGCA
Coding sequences:
- the atpF_2 gene encoding ATP synthase subunit b: MIELNKWFFVQLANFLLLLFLLNLLLFRPLLSLFKERKESVQGALEEAKRLNEKKDEQLMKFRQELSSAREEARELYSSLREEGLGVQKKLISEAHEEAMREIEKAREDIRKETENARRKLGEDVRRFSDEIVRKLVEV
- the atpF_1 gene encoding ATP synthase subunit b — protein: MENLRSRIKKSAVVVLSALLISAFFIIHNAVVYAAEEGASSHGGDWKEWLWRIVNFAILIFILVKFLSKPMKEYFRKRSEVIEQSLTEAREAKELAQKALKEVQEKLALRDQEIEKIIASARKSGESERDSLIEQGTRMSEKIKEQARANIELELKNAKAALRSEAAELAIKLAEKKLRENLTEEEQLKIIEESIRKLEG
- a CDS encoding ferredoxin-1 — protein: MPKPVIDWDLCEGCESCVAVCPEVFEMQDDGKAHVTNENGCDTCDCQEAIDTCPVEAITWED